The following are from one region of the Melitaea cinxia chromosome 7, ilMelCinx1.1, whole genome shotgun sequence genome:
- the LOC123654919 gene encoding uncharacterized protein LOC123654919 has product MSLLSKHTRRSSALKKSKSKSEDFEYTAQDLPSLRRKRTIAIKRLNKALEIGQLARSDPSQRDLFLSYHHDIKTIAAAFEDAHFGILEILDDASDSDACLQEQFDDTYYEIDSIYRGLIRSDDEKQSKSVSSSLNVRLPKITLPSFSGNIKQWPEYFDTFNALIHNSSSLTETEKFHYLVSSLSGDALSVVKAFPLTHEHYTSAYQALCARYKNKRDLAFTCWREILNIEFKCKDAKEFRKSLDTFDENLSILKTINLPVQDWDFIIVYHILSKLNTEMRRSFEEKHSDIEFPTYNQLKLFLQSKCEALMRDTHFLELPKSNSKPFQNTTKRPSVSHTLVTANNESVTSTTNNNKPSSYTKRCSYCNQLHSILSCTEFLKKSIDERIKTAEEKKWCYNCLKSSHQLKNCNSLFSCRTCKRKHHSLLHRDSTNKPQQSVNSAALYSRSPSRSTVLLATAIVQVQDADGNMQSFRALFDTGSQSNFITESAVRRLHLVPNRTSASVCGLGEASAPISGDVTCCIGTQNKIYFKLNMHVIPKICSDQPIAELNSCRWSHIQSLTLADPSFDIPGPVDILLAADVFAESLLGQQIKGSQNQPTAFESLFGWLLLGKTYLNSSAALLTSSLSSNIDTDLNSLVHRFWELDDVPKATSLTPEEQLCEQKFVAEHYRDTSGRYVVKYPFKDDSEPIFNGSREVALRRFYAIEKRLSTDHELSSQYCEFMADYIESNHMSLVPLDQMGTGKYYIPHHCVLRPDSTTTRLRVVFDASAKDRNSKSFNDSQLIGPKLQPDIFKILLHFREHQIVIMADVRQMYRQILISPEHREYQRILWRSSPRDDIREYRLNTVTYGVASSPYLACRTLRQLADDEGDAFPLAKQIVLSNVYVDDVVCGFDDFNVAQEAKTQLIKLFNLGHFQLRKWVSNDPKLLSDLPIEHHLQGSISLDHSEPSPLKVLGLQWDPLSDSFLFSVQPTHQTCTKRSILSEFARIFDPLGFLSPITIQAKCLIQKLWILGVNWDETPPIEVVHSWASYTDQLPKLAQLRIPRKLTCSKSTSYELHGFCDSSEVAYGAVIYLRATDEAGNIQVFFVCSKARVVPLKRIPLPRLELCAAVLLADLYKYVHDTYLAHISIDSVFLWSDATIILSWLRSHSSRWTTFVANRVSHIQEITPPECWHHVSSKDNPADICSRGLFPSEILNNSLCGRDQIGLQRKRIHGRCVL; this is encoded by the coding sequence atgtcaCTTTTAAGTAAGCATACGCGAAGGTCTAGTGCTTTGAAAAAATCTAAATCCAAATCTGAAGATTTCGAATATACTGCACAAGATTTGCCATCTTTGCGTCGAAAGCGGACAATTGCTATTAAAcgtttaaataaagctttagaAATCGGTCAATTGGCTAGGAGTGATCCCTCTCAACGCGACTTATTTTTGTCTTATCATCATGACATTAAAACCATAGCGGCGGCTTTTGAAGACGCACATTTCGGTATTTTAGAGATTTTAGATGATGCTTCTGACTCGGATGCTTGTTTACAGGAGCaatttgatgacacgtattacGAAATTGATTCTATTTATCGCGGTTTAATTCGAAGTGACGATGAAAAGCAATCGAAAAGCGTTTCATCATCGTTAAATGTTCGGTTACCGAAAATAACACTTCCTAGTTTTTCTGGTAACATCAAGCAATGGCCGGAgtattttgatacttttaacGCTTTAATTCATAATTCTTCTTCACTTACTGAAACAGAAAAGTTTCACTATTTGGTGTCCTCCCTTAGCGGCGACGCATTATCCGTAGTTAAAGCGTTTCCTTTAACTCATGAACATTACACTAGTGCGTACCAAGCCTTATGCGCTCGATATAAAAACAAACGCGATCTTGCTTTTACTTGTTGGCGCGAAATCCTTAATATTGAATTTAAGTGTAAGGATGCTAAGGAATTTCGTAAGTCTCTCGACACTTTTGATGAGAACTTAAGTATCttgaaaacaattaatttaccgGTTCAAGACTGGGATTTCATCATTGTGTATCATATCTTATCAAAACTTAATACAGAAATGCGTCGTAGCTTTGAAGAAAAACATTCCGATATCGAGTTTCCGActtataatcaattaaaactatttttacaatCTAAGTGTGAGGCTTTAATGCGGGATACACATTTTTTGGAATTACCAAAATCGAATAGTAAGCCTTTTCAAAACACAACTAAACGCCCCAGTGTGTCACACACCTTAGTTACTGCAAACAATGAATCGGTTACGTCTACAACTAATAACAACAAACCTTCGTCTTATACTAAAAGGTGTTCGTATTGTAATCAATTGCATTCTATTTTATCGTGTACCGAGTTTCTAAAAAAATCGATAGACGAACGTATTAAAACTGCCGAAGAAAAGAAATGGTGTTATAACTGTTTAAAATCTTCTCATCAATTAAAGAattgtaattctttattttcGTGCCGTACATGTAAACGTAAACATCACAGCCTACTCCATCGTGACAGTACCAATAAGCCACAACAGAGTGTGAACTCAGCAGCCTTATACTCGAGATCTCCTTCAAGGTCTACCGTGCTGCTTGCAACTGCTATCGTGCAGGTTCAGGATGCTGATGGAAATATGCAATCTTTTCGAGCGCTTTTCGATACTGGTAGCCAAAGTAACTTTATAACAGAGTCGGCAGTTAGACGTTTGCATTTAGTACCCAATCGAACTTCGGCAAGTGTTTGCGGACTCGGAGAAGCTTCTGCTCCTATTAGCGGAGACGTCACGTGTTGTATAggcacacaaaataaaatatatttcaaattaaatatgcaCGTAATTCCGAAAATTTGTAGCGATCAACCAATAGCTGAACTAAATTCATGCCGATGGTCTCACATTCAATCATTAACTTTAGCGGATCCCAGTTTCGATATTCCCGGACCGGTTGACATATTGTTAGCTGCTGATGTTTTCGCCGAATCGCTGTTAGGTCAGCAAATCAAGGGTAGTCAAAATCAACCTACCGCTTTTGAATCGTTATTCGGTTGGCTTCTCCTTgggaaaacttatttaaattctaGTGCGGCTTTACTCACATCTTCTTTATCGTCCAATATCGATACCGATTTAAACTCATTAGTGCATCGATTCTGGGAATTAGACGACGTACCGAAAGCGACTTCATTGACACCAGAAGAACAACTTTGTGAGCAAAAATTTGTAGCAGAGCACTATCGTGATACTTCTGGTAGATATGTTGTCAAATATCCGTTTAAAGATGATTCTGAACCTATCTTTAACGGCTCTCGCGAAGTGGCACTTCGACGGTTTTATGCGATTGAAAAAAGACTATCAACAGATCATGAATTATCCTCTCAATACTGCGAATTCATGGCTGACTATATCGAGTCTAATCACATGTCACTTGTGCCACTTGATCAAATGGGTACAGGTAAATATTACATCCCACATCATTGTGTTTTACGTCCTGACTCGACTACGACTCGTCTTCGAGTTGTGTTTGACGCGTCTGCAAAGGATCGTAACTCTAAATCTTTCAACGATTCTCAATTAATCGGTCCGAAGTTGCAACCTGACattttcaaaattcttttaCATTTTCGGGAACATCAAATCGTAATCATGGCGGATGTCCGCCAAATGTATCGGCAGATTCTGATTTCGCCTGAACACCGCGAGTATCAACGTATTCTCTGGAGATCGTCGCCTCGCGATGATATTCGAGAGTATCGTTTGAATACGGTTACTTATGGTGTAGCCTCATCTCCTTATCTCGCTTGCCGTACGTTGCGACAGCTTGCTGACGACGAGGGGGATGCATTTCCACTGGCGAAACAGATCGTACTCTCGAATGTGTACGTCGATGATGTTGTCTGCGGCTTTGACGATTTTAACGTTGCTCAGGAAGCAAAGACGCAACTTATCAAACTTTTTAACTTAGGACATTTTCAACTTCGTAAGTGGGTTAGTAATGATCCAAAGCTTTTATCTGACTTACCCATTGAACATCACTTACAAGGTTCAATATCGCTTGACCACTCGGAACCATCACCTCTAAAGGTTCTCGGTCTTCAGTGGGACCCTTTATCGGATTCATTTCTCTTTTCGGTACAACCCACACATCAAACTTGTACTAAACGTTCAATCCTAAGCGAATTTGCGCGAATTTTTGATCCTTTAGGCTTTCTTTCACCAATCACAATCCAAGCTAAGTGCTTGATCCAAAAACTTTGGATTCTCGGTGTGAATTGGGATGAAACGCCGCCCATCGAAGTTGTCCATTCATGGGCTTCTTATACGGATCAACTTCCGAAGCTAGCTCAACTTCGTATACCGCGCAAACTTACCTGCTCGAAGTCCACATCATACGAACTGCACGGATTTTGCGACAGTTCTGAAGTCGCGTATGGTGCTGTGATATATTTACGTGCCACAGATGAAGCTGGAAACATTCAGGTCTTCTTTGTCTGTTCCAAAGCTCGAGTAGTTCCATTGAAGCGAATTCCACTACCGAGACTAGAGCTTTGTGCTGCAGTCCTGTTGGCTgatttatataagtatgttcATGATACGTACCTTGCGCACATTTCAATCGATTCTGTCTTCTTGTGGTCAGATGCTACTATCATTTTGTCCTGGCTACGCTCTCACTCGTCACGCTGGACTACTTTTGTAGCAAACCGCGTGAGTCATATCCAGGAAATCACTCCACCAGAATGCTGGCACCACGTTTCCTCCAAGGACAATCCAGCTGATATTTGCTCTCGCGGACTTTTCCCCAGTGAAATTCTGAATAATTCCTTATGTGGGCGGGACCAGATTGGCTTGCAAAGGAAAAGGATTCATGGCCGTTGCGTGTTGTAA
- the LOC123654918 gene encoding uncharacterized protein LOC123654918, with translation MQLVTHTQSQEFSNEILSLQTKKPVIKQFRKLNPFIDDSGVLRVGGRLSRSGLEYEHKHPALLPSDHPLTYLIIDHIHRSYCHPGVNTTIFLLLRQFWVVSAKRAVRRVLSKCIKCYRLHPQPLQPFMSDLPAYRVNQVKPFSVVGVDFGGPFRIKLGPHRGAKIDKAYLCVFVCLATKAVHLEVVSTLSADGFIATLRRFVARRGRCTTIHADCGTNFVGARNQLSSLMENASHAERIEFKFNPPSAPHFGGVWEIQIKAAKTHLYRVVGDQVLTFEELTTLFAQIEAVLNSRPLCPVSADPNDLSALTPGHFLTLEPLTAVPDEDLSSINVNRLHRWQLLQSFHQNFWSRWKNEYLNSLTQRAKWTKDSKPLVVGSMVIIKDDNRAPLHWTLGRVQQLLAGADGVIRIAMVKTATNNVIQRPLVKLCPLPLED, from the coding sequence ATGCAATTAGTAACACATACCCAAAGTCAAGaattttcaaatgaaattttaagCTTACAAACTAAAAAACCTGTCATCAAACAGTTTCGTAAACTCAATCCATTCATCGACGATTCCGGAGTCCTCAGGGTGGGCGGCAGACTTTCTCGCTCGGGGCTGGAATACGAACACAAACATCCAGCACTCTTACCTTCTGATCATCCGCTAACGTATTTAATTATCGATCACATACATCGTAGTTACTGCCACCCTGGTGTAAACACAACAATTTTTCTGCTATTGCGGCAGTTTTGGGTAGTGTCAGCGAAACGTGCAGTGCGTCGCGTTCTTTCAAAATGTATAAAGTGCTATCGACTGCACCCTCAACCGTTACAACCGTTCATGAGCGATTTGCCTGCATATCGTGTAAATCAGGTGAAGCCTTTCTCTGTCGTGGGCGTGGATTTTGGCGGACCTTTTCGCATAAAACTTGGTCCACATCGTGGCGCTAAAATTGACAAGGCGTACCTCTGTGTGTTCGTTTGTCTCGCGACAAAGGCGGTTCATCTAGAGGTCGTTTCCACACTATCAGCGGACGGTTTTATCGCTACTCTTCGGCGTTTTGTGGCGCGTCGTGGTCGCTGCACGACTATTCATGCGGATTGTGGTACCAATTTTGTTGGTGCCCGGAATCAACTGTCTTCCCTTATGGAGAATGCTTCACATGCGGAGCGAATTGAATTCAAATTCAATCCTCCATCGGCTCCTCACTTCGGCGGAGTGTGGGAGATTCAAATTAAAGCGGCCAAAACTCATTTATACCGGGTTGTTGGTGATCAAGTGTTAACTTTTGAAGAGCTAACAACGCTCTTCGCTCAAATAGAAGCTGTTTTGAATTCGAGACCGCTTTGCCCCGTAAGTGCTGACCCTAACGATTTATCAGCATTAACTCCAGGTCACTTCCTGACCTTAGAACCGTTAACTGCAGTCCCCGATGAGGATCTATCTTCAATTAACGTTAATCGGCTTCATCGGTGGCAGCTGTTACAATCCTTTCACCAAAACTTTTGGTCCAGATGGAAAAATGAATATCTGAATTCTTTAACGCAACGCGCCAAATGGACCAAAGATTCGAAGCCTCTAGTTGTAGGATCGATGGTCATTATCAAAGATGACAACCGCGCTCCGTTACACTGGACCCTTGGTAGGGTACAGCAGCTTCTTGCTGGAGCTGACGGAGTCATTCGAATCGCAATGGTTAAAACTGCAACCAATAACGTAATCCAACGGCCTTTGGTTAAGTTGTGCCCTCTGCCACTGGAGGACTAG